In Amorphus orientalis, one DNA window encodes the following:
- a CDS encoding DUF2800 domain-containing protein, with protein MAEKPHARLAPSSASIWGHCALAPNMEEEHGYDDRTEANSEGDVFHDIMEKCLVKERDPYSFVGKTFTRGEFEIEIDEAAAEMIAEGIDRVEDIPGKLFVEKRVKLDRWMPGQFGTLDIGIIGRRRITIWDNKFGRVPVSPVMNFQLQLYALGFWDQIARHMTSVTDFRLIVWQPRVPNGGGIWDTTLEDLLEFGVQMKFAAEATEARNPKATPGPWCLYCPGAKARKCEAHDEHMLRTIIDDFDNLDHDVAHDLPPKPFHLMPPEQRRYLLENKPLIDRWFQRLEAEAMEDARMGRPTPGQKLVEGRRPPRKWRAQERAQKRLVRLLGEDDAFTRKLKSPAQVEKELPPRIWERLSDEIETGEPKPTLVPEHDSRPAITPLIDLFDDE; from the coding sequence ATGGCGGAAAAGCCTCACGCCCGTCTTGCCCCCTCGTCAGCCTCCATTTGGGGGCATTGCGCGCTCGCGCCGAACATGGAGGAGGAGCACGGCTACGACGATCGGACGGAGGCGAATTCCGAAGGCGACGTCTTCCACGACATCATGGAGAAGTGCCTCGTCAAGGAGCGGGACCCCTACTCCTTCGTCGGAAAGACCTTCACCCGCGGCGAGTTCGAGATCGAGATCGACGAGGCCGCCGCCGAGATGATCGCCGAAGGCATCGACCGGGTCGAAGACATCCCCGGTAAGCTCTTCGTCGAGAAGCGCGTGAAGCTCGATCGTTGGATGCCAGGGCAATTCGGCACGCTGGACATCGGCATCATCGGGCGCCGCCGCATCACGATCTGGGACAACAAATTCGGGCGTGTGCCTGTTTCTCCGGTCATGAACTTCCAGCTCCAGCTCTACGCGCTTGGGTTCTGGGACCAGATCGCCCGGCACATGACGTCCGTCACCGACTTCCGGCTCATCGTCTGGCAGCCTCGTGTGCCGAATGGGGGTGGGATCTGGGATACGACCCTCGAAGACCTGCTTGAGTTCGGTGTGCAGATGAAGTTTGCCGCCGAGGCGACCGAGGCGCGTAACCCGAAGGCGACGCCAGGGCCTTGGTGCCTCTACTGCCCGGGCGCAAAGGCTCGGAAGTGTGAAGCGCATGATGAGCACATGCTCCGCACGATTATCGATGACTTCGACAATCTGGACCACGACGTCGCGCACGACCTTCCGCCGAAGCCGTTCCACCTGATGCCGCCGGAGCAGCGGCGCTACTTGCTTGAGAACAAGCCCCTCATTGACCGGTGGTTTCAGCGCCTCGAAGCCGAGGCGATGGAAGATGCGCGCATGGGACGGCCGACCCCTGGCCAAAAGTTGGTCGAGGGGCGGCGCCCGCCGAGGAAATGGCGCGCGCAAGAGCGAGCCCAGAAACGCCTCGTTCGTCTCCTGGGCGAAGACGATGCCTTTACACGGAAACTAAAGAGCCCTGCCCAGGTCGAGAAGGAGCTTCCTCCGCGGATCTGGGAGCGCTTGTCAGACGAGATCGAGACCGGCGAACCCAAGCCGACCCTGGTCCCGGAACACGACTCCCGCCCAGCAATCACGCCGCTCATCGACCTTTTTGACGATGAATAG
- a CDS encoding antirestriction protein ArdA encodes MRIYVADLAAYNNGILHGKWINATDDVADMSREISDMLKASPCPNVMREDWICDDCGETKRRTLSDFGPNPVPECPECGDPMRLVERFRSAEEYAIHDHEGLGKLGEYAGLDEVARRATIAEAAEDARIPVSVLIEAMNDYADDDEDAEDFISDRYRGCFDSWRDMAQEFTEETHDMSEIPEWLQGHIDWDSVARDFQCAGDVVAYVDDYHHYFFWTH; translated from the coding sequence ATGCGCATTTATGTTGCCGATCTTGCGGCCTACAACAACGGAATCCTGCACGGCAAATGGATCAACGCGACAGACGATGTTGCGGACATGTCGCGGGAAATTTCCGACATGCTCAAGGCGTCGCCCTGCCCGAACGTCATGCGGGAAGATTGGATTTGCGACGATTGCGGCGAGACCAAGCGGCGCACCCTGTCAGACTTCGGCCCTAACCCGGTTCCGGAATGTCCGGAGTGCGGCGACCCGATGCGCCTTGTCGAGCGCTTCCGGTCGGCTGAGGAATACGCGATTCACGATCACGAGGGACTCGGCAAGCTTGGCGAATATGCCGGGCTCGACGAAGTCGCGCGACGCGCCACGATCGCCGAAGCGGCCGAAGATGCGCGGATTCCGGTTTCCGTCCTTATCGAGGCAATGAACGATTATGCCGATGATGATGAAGACGCGGAAGATTTCATAAGCGACCGTTACCGCGGTTGTTTCGATAGCTGGCGCGACATGGCGCAAGAATTCACCGAGGAAACGCACGATATGTCGGAGATTCCGGAATGGCTTCAAGGCCATATTGATTGGGACTCGGTCGCGCGTGACTTCCAGTGCGCTGGCGACGTCGTGGCCTATGTCGATGATTATCATCATTATTTCTTCTGGACGCATTGA
- a CDS encoding ssDNA-binding protein, producing the protein MHDMSDRKKNDPCRVQLKDVRLSFAHLFRAQAFGDGEGEPKFNANFLIDPETKSGQRNLDLVEAAMDEAKAIKWPKGPPKLKEDKLCLRDGSDTEYDGYEGMMFVSANNAKKPLTLDRDKVEVVEADNVLYSGCYVDAIIRVWGQDNKWGKRVNASLEAVRFRRDGDAFGAAPPDPDEFDDIDDDEDDGKSTRRRSRADDDEEDEKPRRRRRSKDDDDDEKPRSRSRRRSRDDDEDDDEDEKPRSRRRSRDDDDDDDDVDRPSRNSRSRRRSRDDDDDDI; encoded by the coding sequence ATGCACGATATGAGTGATCGAAAGAAAAATGACCCCTGCCGCGTCCAGCTCAAGGACGTCCGTCTGTCGTTCGCCCACCTCTTCCGAGCCCAGGCGTTTGGCGACGGCGAGGGCGAGCCCAAGTTCAACGCGAACTTCCTGATCGACCCCGAGACGAAATCGGGGCAGCGGAACCTGGATCTGGTCGAGGCCGCGATGGATGAGGCCAAGGCGATAAAGTGGCCCAAAGGCCCGCCGAAGCTGAAGGAGGACAAGCTCTGCCTCCGCGACGGCAGTGACACCGAATATGATGGCTACGAAGGCATGATGTTTGTCTCGGCCAACAACGCCAAGAAGCCCCTGACCCTCGATCGGGACAAGGTGGAGGTCGTCGAGGCCGACAACGTCCTCTACTCGGGCTGCTACGTGGACGCCATCATCCGTGTCTGGGGGCAGGACAACAAATGGGGCAAACGGGTCAACGCCAGCCTGGAGGCCGTTCGGTTCCGTCGCGACGGCGACGCCTTCGGCGCCGCTCCGCCCGACCCGGATGAATTCGACGACATCGACGACGATGAGGATGACGGCAAGTCGACCCGGCGTCGTTCCCGCGCTGATGACGACGAGGAGGATGAAAAGCCCCGCCGTCGCCGCCGCTCCAAGGACGACGATGACGACGAGAAGCCCCGTTCCCGTTCCCGTCGCCGGTCCCGAGACGATGACGAGGATGATGACGAGGATGAGAAGCCCCGTTCCCGTCGCCGATCCCGGGATGATGACGATGACGATGATGACGTCGACCGCCCATCCCGGAACAGTCGCAGCCGCCGTCGCAGCCGCGACGACGATGACGACGACATCTGA
- a CDS encoding bifunctional DNA primase/polymerase, protein MIKDAKRLIRAGFAVHLLRKKSKAPVNENWSKAPRLSYDQFCRRYKEGHNIGVRLGEPSLVDGLYLHVIDMDIRVDEAEDDAYAALHDLFPGVDLDELPTVKSGSGGASRHFYFGTTEPFPSKKLAKSKDTFVDREGKKHREWEIELFGTGKQVALPPSIHPVTEKKYRWLVEFDEIDGLPEIDADRIADLIYGDDYDPYSTDIEPLGLTIEEAEAYIEDLDANYWCEDRDGWRNLGMALKHEFSDDPELEAEAFDLWCDYSKRSEKYEADKMKGQWRSFKGSTHHPITMRTIVKFAEEQRLIGAFDDDDYDDDDDDDDEETEAEPVEDDGAPRLSDDEIIALFDDEVEPGEEVVVVEKPSTRTKPSDPGERHAEAVRKVLAQGIPERLLSIPGALQDVVEYYNRTAYRPQPQFAVQAALGFGSVVLGRNWSSDQDNFTSLYLMGLGRTGSGKEHILTTIQKLLEASRLDSLIGPKTYSSEAGVLSKLIDYPRHIALSDEIGRYLASARNSGNANKLDMQSALMEAFGRLDGIFQGIAYSSRGMTKEQSDAQSKNNKIVRPALSLVTMSVPQKFYEALGEGDVADGFLNRFLIVESPIGRQKTRRIVRAEKWVSDRLIKWARKRAWATPGEDGEDDIDFTLLNDPTTAPEPNVIPFSDECQLLLDEMDDEVNERMDRLEASGMDALYARTREIAMRVAVIVAISCESDQIELEHLKWARDYVFFYHDRMAKLFIDNLGKDATERAGDSVVHYLEKKGDEGAPEHKIRDALRPYFSGMNLQQRREVFDRLIADRRIRPVEKTGSRGKKGNRFAIIRRPGQKRT, encoded by the coding sequence ATGATTAAGGACGCGAAGCGTCTTATTCGGGCCGGCTTTGCTGTTCATCTGCTGCGGAAGAAGTCCAAGGCACCAGTCAATGAGAACTGGTCCAAGGCTCCCCGTCTGTCCTACGACCAGTTCTGCCGGCGCTACAAAGAAGGCCATAACATCGGCGTCCGCCTCGGCGAGCCGTCGTTGGTCGACGGGCTCTATCTGCACGTCATCGACATGGATATCCGTGTTGATGAGGCCGAGGACGACGCGTATGCGGCGCTGCACGACCTGTTCCCAGGCGTAGACCTGGACGAGCTGCCGACGGTCAAATCCGGATCGGGCGGCGCGTCGCGGCATTTCTATTTCGGCACCACAGAGCCCTTCCCGTCCAAAAAGCTGGCCAAGAGCAAGGACACCTTCGTCGATCGCGAGGGGAAGAAGCACCGCGAGTGGGAAATCGAGCTGTTCGGCACCGGCAAGCAGGTCGCGCTGCCGCCAAGCATCCACCCGGTGACCGAAAAAAAATACCGCTGGTTGGTCGAGTTCGACGAGATCGACGGACTGCCCGAGATCGATGCCGACCGGATCGCGGATCTGATCTACGGCGACGACTACGACCCGTACTCAACCGACATTGAGCCTTTGGGCCTCACGATCGAGGAGGCTGAGGCGTATATCGAAGACCTCGACGCGAACTATTGGTGCGAGGACCGCGACGGATGGCGCAACCTGGGGATGGCGCTGAAGCATGAGTTCAGCGACGACCCGGAATTAGAAGCCGAAGCGTTCGATCTGTGGTGCGACTACTCCAAGCGAAGCGAGAAATATGAGGCTGACAAAATGAAGGGCCAGTGGCGGTCCTTCAAAGGCAGCACGCACCACCCGATCACCATGCGGACCATCGTCAAGTTCGCCGAAGAACAGCGATTGATTGGCGCATTTGATGACGATGACTATGACGACGACGACGACGACGACGACGAAGAGACCGAGGCGGAGCCGGTTGAGGACGACGGAGCCCCGCGGCTGAGCGATGACGAGATCATTGCTCTTTTTGACGATGAGGTGGAGCCCGGGGAGGAGGTCGTTGTCGTTGAAAAACCTTCCACGCGGACCAAGCCATCCGACCCAGGCGAGCGCCACGCCGAAGCCGTTCGGAAGGTCCTGGCGCAAGGCATCCCGGAGCGTCTTCTGAGTATCCCCGGCGCCCTTCAAGACGTCGTCGAATACTACAACCGCACGGCCTATCGCCCCCAACCTCAATTTGCCGTCCAAGCCGCCCTCGGATTTGGCTCTGTCGTCCTGGGACGCAACTGGTCATCGGACCAAGACAACTTCACCAGTCTTTATCTGATGGGCCTTGGGCGGACCGGCAGCGGCAAAGAGCACATCCTGACGACCATCCAGAAGCTGCTCGAAGCTTCGCGCCTGGACAGCCTGATTGGCCCGAAGACCTACTCCTCCGAGGCCGGTGTGCTCTCCAAGCTAATAGATTACCCGCGCCACATCGCTTTGTCGGACGAGATTGGTCGCTACCTCGCCTCTGCCCGCAATTCCGGCAACGCGAACAAACTCGACATGCAGAGCGCACTGATGGAGGCGTTCGGCCGCCTGGACGGGATATTCCAGGGGATTGCGTACAGTTCCCGGGGGATGACAAAGGAACAGAGCGACGCCCAGTCGAAAAACAACAAGATCGTCCGCCCAGCCTTGTCCCTAGTTACAATGTCCGTGCCGCAAAAATTCTACGAGGCGCTGGGCGAGGGCGACGTCGCGGACGGCTTCCTGAACCGGTTCCTGATCGTAGAGAGTCCCATTGGACGGCAAAAGACCCGACGGATTGTGAGGGCAGAGAAGTGGGTCTCTGACCGTCTGATTAAATGGGCGCGTAAGCGCGCATGGGCCACGCCTGGGGAGGACGGAGAAGACGACATCGACTTCACGCTCCTGAACGACCCCACCACGGCGCCCGAGCCCAATGTGATCCCGTTCAGTGATGAGTGTCAGCTACTCCTCGACGAGATGGATGACGAGGTCAATGAGCGGATGGATCGGTTGGAAGCAAGCGGCATGGATGCTCTCTATGCCCGCACCCGCGAGATCGCGATGCGCGTGGCCGTGATCGTCGCGATTAGCTGCGAAAGCGACCAGATCGAGCTGGAGCACCTGAAGTGGGCGAGGGATTACGTCTTCTTCTACCACGATCGCATGGCGAAGCTGTTCATCGACAATCTCGGCAAGGACGCGACCGAGCGAGCCGGCGACTCCGTCGTGCACTACCTGGAAAAGAAGGGTGATGAGGGGGCGCCTGAGCACAAGATCAGGGACGCTCTACGACCGTACTTCAGTGGCATGAACCTCCAGCAGCGCCGGGAGGTCTTCGATCGGCTTATAGCCGATCGACGGATCAGACCCGTCGAGAAGACAGGCTCCAGGGGAAAGAAGGGCAACCGGTTCGCGATCATACGAAGGCCGGGTCAAAAACGCACGTAG